In the genome of Sardina pilchardus chromosome 14, fSarPil1.1, whole genome shotgun sequence, one region contains:
- the setd1ba gene encoding histone-lysine N-methyltransferase SETD1B-A isoform X2, which translates to MERNHPVCSSGEKRSHWRSYKLIIDPALKKGSHKLYRYDGQHFSMPDSGMPPVDMVRDPRIGRHWAKYKETDLPVPIFKIDDCYIGPVPPKEVTFARLNDNIREGFLTDMCKKFGDIEEVEILYNPKNKKHLGIAKVVFGAVKAAKDAVHNLHNTSVMGNLIHVELDPKGENRQRYLQLLINGTYTPRTLPVGGEPRGVSPTTIAEALEPVIRRLSESSSSVAGGTSTPGTGTPLSQDTAYFSLRQNETPQSQNTPLSTPRQSGTPFSQDSSYSSRQATPTHQPGRAAAADGPGSAGYKQHRRHESKFQDAYNRRTERHYVHQQQQPSLPFKQQPPEPPLPFSHTPPPPASAFKSAFSPYQQVAPMPPSYPPAEPPYPQPVQREGEYRRGQQPPLPSTPDFAAPGRDRPETPPVPEPPPVPTVGPTTPPPPARTPSPSCASPGSSPPLESERHSLDSRIEMLLKEKRTKLPFLSERGGGGGGAGGGGGGDSDTEVRMDGSPISSSSSQLSPIPPSSSCAQLSRQPSRPSSTGLEDISPTPLPDSDDEDPVPGTAALLLNSRASSPSSSLLAKSASAVDLKDRPPTPTDKMDTVNNSSGEDMEISDDEMPGTPTSGDKGIVINSSVSPMHSQGISLGYPPLPPHQPGFLPPPPPLPPHSTVPHLPGPPGVLPPMLPPLPPYPPGMMHLMPVDLVSCLPQWGSVSMSFQMQQQMLSRMAQSQRHYPYPHYMSGAGAGAAAAAAAAAAAAAGTMAFGGPYAPLSMASTPSGSVSHGQPWSFPSIPKFNPAVPPPGYEPKKEDPHKATVDGVLMVIVKELKAIMKRDLNRKMVEVVAFRAFDEWWERKERSAKASLTPVKAGEGKEEEKEKPKPKETIASSLLENWNKVEGLGYEGMGLGIGLRGAIRLPSFKVKRKEPPDAASTADSKRVRPSTPADDEMEDEESERADLPSDGSRQDGDGSSARRRPVRPLDSEGEEEEEEEEETSGKEGESSDREEDRDGEVSERLSSGKDVDDEEEDEEDRESDSSDSESSDSSDEEAASSASSKASSDSSSGSDSSSDYESSSEEEDDEEKDAQVEVEVEEDEDKVRSSSSSSSSSSSSEEEAEAAAVAVAVEEEEEEDAAAVAVAAVLEPKGPRSPPLPPPEPRDEALEMATREQQRLRMDPEAQQRAIREAEEAVGSLRSGMDDLRPPSPKGVPDEEPESDLEVPLPKEHLEDEGVLRPPTPTGSLADSDHEVRPKPKPKTRPDEPEEVPRTPGREQQQQHHHHHHPLHLHHHPAALDSDGGAPPALPALHLPLPPLPPLPSGPDAARSSLQPLAPPPPSLPDLVLPARPRLPTDEELPRTPGRDLAERPRGLLGKSGSADGVPVTPGSEGSVAHLVLGSPHVPGSPFSYPAQSPVLSAGIPRTPGRDLSFGPVFGIAADPAALALASAGPPVQRKTSASSDASGGGEERAGVFKEPPVASLPLPLPLAPSPFPAAPQDGALGSYPTPADLASLAGLPRDSPALPLPPDATPPKRKPGRPKSKKTPQTPTLTPLGPDQLLPPPHEPAPGTLTALASSLPPETPPLPGTCPAVAVAPDLPPGSVSVSVSASREPSAVVLDFREEEEDAARPRPQTQTQTMMSDMERIFREEGHLHQKTRRMRRGWEELLQSMHSPVSSPPKPSFLPRSDFEEMTILYDIWNDGIDEEDIKHLQVTYDRMLQQDNGGNDWLNDTLWVHHPPTNQNIPGVKRKRRDDVMRDHVTGSARSEGYYKIDKKDKLKYLNSTRLPSDEPTEEETQGVHKPAQPHASTRAGSERRSEQRRLLSSFSCDSDLLKFNQLKFRKKKIRFCRSGIHDWGLFAMEPIAADEMVIEYVGQNIRQVIADMREKRYEEEGIGSSYMFRVDHDTIIDATKCGNFARFINHSCNPNCYAKVITVESQKKIVIYSKQPITVNEEITYDYKFPIEDVKIPCLCGAENCRGTLN; encoded by the exons ATGGAGAGAAACCATCCCGTTTGCAGTTCGGGGGAGAAACGAAGTCATTGGAGAAGTTACAAGTTGATTATTGACCCAGCGTTAAAAAAGGGATCGCACAAACTGTACCGCTATGATGGACAGCATTTTAGCATGCCT GATTCCGGGATGCCACCCGTGGACATGGTCAGGGATCCGAGAATCGGACGCCACTGGGCCAAGTACAAGGAGACCGACCTCCCGGTTCCAATATTTAAG ATTGACGACTGCTACATTGGCCCTGTGCCTCCAAAGGAGGTGACATTCGCCAGGCTAAACGATAACATAAGGGAGGGTTTTCTGACCGACATGTGCAAGAAATTTGGAGACATTGAAGAAGTGGAAATATTGTACAATCCGAAGAACAAGAAACACTTGGGGATTGCTAAAGTCGTATTCGGAGCTGTAAAAGCAGCGAAGGATGCGGTGCATAATCTCCATAACACATCTGTGATGGGCAACCTCATCCACGTGGAGCTGGACCCTAAAG GTGAAAATCGCCAGCGGTACCTCCAGCTCCTGATCAATGGCACTTACACTCCTCGGACTCTCCCGGTGGGGGGAGAGCCTCGTGGGGTGTCCCCCACCACAATCGCAGAGGCGCTG gagcctGTCATCAGGAGGCTGTCCGAGAGCAGTTCGTCGGTGGCGGGCGGAACGTCCACTCCCGGCACGGGCACCCCGCTCTCGCAGGACACGGCCTACTTCAGCCTGCGGCAGAACGAGACGCCGCAGTCGCAGAACACGCCCCTCAGCACGCCGCGGCAGTCGGGAACGCCCTTCTCTCAGGACTCCTCCTACTCCAGCCGGCAGGCCACGCCCACCCACCAGCCGGGCCGCGCGGCCGCCGCCGACGGTCCCGGGAGCGCCGGCTACAAGCAGCACCGGCGGCACGAGTCCAAGTTCCAGGACGCGTACAACCGGCGCACGGAGCGCCACTAcgtgcaccagcagcagcagccgtcgCTCCCCTTCAAGCAGCAGCCGCCCGAGCCCCCCTTGCCCTTCAGccacaccccccctccgcccgccTCCGCCTTCAAGTCGGCGTTCTCTCCGTACCAGCAGGTGGCGCCCATGCCCCCCTCCTACCCTCCGGCGGAGCCTCCGTACCCCCAGCCCGTCCAGCGGGAGGGGGAGTACCGCCGGGGGCAGCAGCCGCCGCTGCCCTCCACGCCGGACTTCGCCGCGCCGGGCCGAGACCGGCCCGAGACCCCCCCGGTGCCGGAGCCTCCGCCGGTCCCCACGGTCGGCCCGACGACGCCTCCTCCTCCGGCCCGCACGCCGTCGCCATCCTGCGCCTCCCCCGGGTCCTCGCCGCCGCTGGAGTCGGAGCGCCACAGCCTGGACTCGCGCATCGAGATGCTGCTGAAGGAGAAGCGCACCAAGCTGCCCTTCCTGAGCGAgcgcggcggcggtggcgggggggccggcggaggaggagggggagactcGGACACGGAGGTGCGCATGGACGGCAGCCCCATCTCCTCGTCGTCCTCGCAGCTCTCGCCCATCCCGCCGTCGTCGTCGTGCGCGCAGCTGTCGCGGCAACCCTCGCGGCCGTCCAGCACGGGCCTGGAGGACATCAGCCCCACGCCGCTGCCCGACTCGGACGACGAGGACCCGGTGCCGGGCACCGCCGCGCTGCTGCTCAACTCCAGAGCCAGCTCGCCCAGCAGCTCCCTCCTGGCCAAGAGCGCCTCCGCGGTGGACCTCAAGGACCGGCCACCCACGCCCACGGACAAAATGGACACG GTCAACAACTCTTCGGGCGAGGACATGGAGATCTCCGACGACGAGATGCCCGGCACACCGACGTCCGGCGACAAGGGCATCGTGATCAACTCCTCGGTGTCGCCGATGCACTCGCAGGGCATTTCTCTGGGCTaccctcctctgcccccccaccaGCCGGGcttcctgcccccccctccgcccctgcCCCCACACTCCACCGTGCCACACTTACCCGGCCCTCCCGGCGTCCTACCGCCCATGCTGCCCCCACTGCCTCCGTACCCGCCGGGCATGATGCACCTGATGCCCGTGGACCTGGTGAGCTGCCTGCCGCAGTGGGGCAGCGTGAGCATGTCCTTCCAGATGCAGCAGCAGATGCTGAGCCGCATGGCGCAGAGCCAGCGGCACTACCCGTACCCGCACTACATGAGTGGCGCGGGGGCtggtgcagctgctgctgccgccgctgccgctgccgctgcggCCGGGACCATGGCGTTCGGGGGGCCCTACGCACCCCTATCCATGGCCAGCACCCCCTCGGGGAGCGTGAGCCACGGGCAGCCTTGGTCCTTCCCGAGCATACCCAAGTTCAACCCGGCCGTGCCGCCGCCAGGGTATGAGCCCAAGAAGGAGGACCCGCACAAGGCCACGGTAGACGGGGTGCTCATGGTGATCGTCAAGGAGCTGAAGGCCATCATGAAGAGGGACCTGAACCGCaagatggtggaggtggtggcctTCAGGGCCTTTGATGAGTGGTGGGAGAGGAAGGAGCGATCAGCTAAG GCCTCCCTCACGCCGGTGAAGGCAGGCGAAggcaaagaggaggagaaggagaagcccAAGCCCAAAGAGACGATAGCATCCAGCCTGCTGGAGAACTGGAACAAGGTGGAGGGCCTGGGCTACGAGGGCATGGGCCTGGGAATCGGCCTGCGCGGCGCCATACGCCTGCCCTCCTTCAAG GTGAAGAGGAAGGAGCCTCCTGATGCTGCTTCCACCGCAGACTCCAAGAGAGTTCGGCCCTCAACACCGGCTGATGACGAGATGGAGGATGAAG AATCCGAGCGGGCCGATCTCCCGTCGGACGGGTCCAGGCAGGATGGAGACGGGTCTTCAGCCCGGCGACGTCCTGTTCGGCCACTGgacagtgagggagaggaggaggaggaagaggaagaggagacttctgggaaggagggagagtcgTCGGATAGAGAGGAGGATCGGGACGGAGAAGTCTCTGAGAGGCTCTCGTCAGGAAAG GATgttgatgatgaagaggaggatgaggaggacagaGAATCTGACTCCAGTGACAGTGAATCCTCTGATTCTTCTGATGAAg AAGCTGCCAGCTCCGCGTCGTCCAAAGCGTCCTCGGACTCCTCGTCCGGCAGCGACTCCTCGTCCGACTACGAGTCCAGCTCGGAGGAAGAGGACGACGAAGAGAAAGACGctcaggtggaggtggaggtggaggaggacgaggacaaGGTCCGcagctcgtcctcctcctcctcgtcgtcgtcgtcctccgaggaggaggcggaggcggcagcggtggcggtggcggtagaggaggaggaagaggaggatgcggcggcggtggcggtggcggccgTGCTGGAGCCCAAGGGGCCCCGTTCGcccccgctgccgccgccggaGCCCAGGGACGAGGCGCTGGAGATGGCCACGCGGGAGCAGCAGAGGCTGCGCATGGACCCCGAGGCCCAGCAGAGGGCCATCCGCGAGGCCGAGGAGGCCGTGGGGTCACTGCGCTCCGGCATGGACGACCTGCGGCCGCCCTCGCCTAAAGGAGTgccag atgaGGAGCCGGAGAGTGACCTTGAGGTGCCCTTGCCAAAAGAGCACCTGGAGGACGAGGGAGTCCTGCGTCCCCCGACGCCCACCGGCTCTCTGGCCGACAGCGACCACGAGGTGCGGCCCAAGCCCAAGCCCAAGACCCGGCCCGACGAGCCCGAGGAGGTGCCCCGCACACCTGGacgtgagcagcagcagcagcatcaccatcaccaccatcctcttcatcttcatcatcatcctgcTGCCCTGGACTCGGACGGTGGCGCTCCACCCGCTCTGCCCGCTCTGCACCTCCCGCTGCCTCCGCTGCCTCCGCTCCCGTCTGGCCCGGACGCGGCCCGCTCCTCGCTGCAGCCGCTCGCTCCTCCTCCCCCGTCCCTGCCCGACCTCGTCCTGCCCGCGCGCCCGCGGCTGCCCACCGACGAGGAGCTTCCCCGCACGCCGGGCCGAGACCTGGCCGAGCGGCCGCGCGGGCTCCTGGGGAAGAGCGGGAGCGCCGACGGGGTCCCGGTGACGCCGGGCAGCGAGGGGTCCGTCGCCCACCTGGTGCTGGGGTCGCCGCACGTGCCCGGCAGCCCCTTCTCGTACCCGGCGCAGTCGCCCGTGCTGTCGGCCGGCATCCCGCGCACGCCCGGCCGCGACCTCAGCTTCGGCCCGGTGTTCGGGATCGCCGCGGACCCGGCCGCGCTCGCCCTCGCCTCCGCCGGACCCCCCGTCCAGCGCAAGACGTCGGCCTCGTCGGACGCGtccggaggaggagaggagagggccggCGTCTTCAAGGAGCCTCCCGTGGCCTCCctgccgctcccgctcccgctcgcGCCCTCGCCGTTCCCCGCCGCGCCACAGGATGGCGCTCTCGGCTCCTACCCCACGCCGGCCGACCTCGCCAGCCTCGCCGGGCTGCCCAGAGACTCGCCCGCGCTGCCCCTGCCGCCGGACGCCACGCCGCCCAAGAGGAAGCCGGGCCGGCCCAAGTCCAAGAAGACGCCGCAGACGCCGACGCTGACGCCGCTCGGCCCCGACCAGCTGCTGCCTCCTCCCCACGAGCCTGCGCCGGGCACCCTGACCGCCCTGGCGTCGTCGTTGCCCCCGGAGACCCCACCTCTGCCCGGGACGTGCCCTGCCGTCGCCGTGGCACCAGACCTGCCGCCGGgcagcgtgagcgtgagcgtgagcgcgTCCAGGGAGCCGTCGGCCGTGGTGCTGGACttcagggaagaggaggaggacgcagCGCGGCCGCGGCcccagacgcagacgcagacgatGATGTCGGACATGGAGCGCATCTTCCGCGAGGAGGGCCACCTCCACCAGAAGACGCGGCGCATGAGGAGAGGCTGGGAGGAGCTGCTGCAGTCCATGCACTCGCCGGTCAGCTCGCCGCCCAAGCCCAGCTTCCTGCCGCGCTCCGACTTCGAGGAGATGACCATCCTCTACGACATCTGGAACGACGGCATCGACGAGGAGGACATCAAGCACCTGCAGGTCACCTACGACCGCATGCTGCAGCAGGACAACGGAGGCAACGACTGGCTCAACGACACGCTCTGGGTGCACCATCCG CCCACCAATCAGAACATCCCGGGGGTGAAGCGTAAGCGGCGCGATGACGTCATGCGTGACCACGTGACCGGCAGCGCCCGCAGTGAGGGCTACTACAAGATCGACAAGAAGGACAAGCTCAAGTACCTCAACAGCACTCGCCTGCCCTCGGACGAGCCCAcggaggaggagacacag
- the setd1ba gene encoding histone-lysine N-methyltransferase SETD1B-A isoform X1 has product MSRLGDINEDHGRRQSSSLANGMERNHPVCSSGEKRSHWRSYKLIIDPALKKGSHKLYRYDGQHFSMPDSGMPPVDMVRDPRIGRHWAKYKETDLPVPIFKIDDCYIGPVPPKEVTFARLNDNIREGFLTDMCKKFGDIEEVEILYNPKNKKHLGIAKVVFGAVKAAKDAVHNLHNTSVMGNLIHVELDPKGENRQRYLQLLINGTYTPRTLPVGGEPRGVSPTTIAEALEPVIRRLSESSSSVAGGTSTPGTGTPLSQDTAYFSLRQNETPQSQNTPLSTPRQSGTPFSQDSSYSSRQATPTHQPGRAAAADGPGSAGYKQHRRHESKFQDAYNRRTERHYVHQQQQPSLPFKQQPPEPPLPFSHTPPPPASAFKSAFSPYQQVAPMPPSYPPAEPPYPQPVQREGEYRRGQQPPLPSTPDFAAPGRDRPETPPVPEPPPVPTVGPTTPPPPARTPSPSCASPGSSPPLESERHSLDSRIEMLLKEKRTKLPFLSERGGGGGGAGGGGGGDSDTEVRMDGSPISSSSSQLSPIPPSSSCAQLSRQPSRPSSTGLEDISPTPLPDSDDEDPVPGTAALLLNSRASSPSSSLLAKSASAVDLKDRPPTPTDKMDTVNNSSGEDMEISDDEMPGTPTSGDKGIVINSSVSPMHSQGISLGYPPLPPHQPGFLPPPPPLPPHSTVPHLPGPPGVLPPMLPPLPPYPPGMMHLMPVDLVSCLPQWGSVSMSFQMQQQMLSRMAQSQRHYPYPHYMSGAGAGAAAAAAAAAAAAAGTMAFGGPYAPLSMASTPSGSVSHGQPWSFPSIPKFNPAVPPPGYEPKKEDPHKATVDGVLMVIVKELKAIMKRDLNRKMVEVVAFRAFDEWWERKERSAKASLTPVKAGEGKEEEKEKPKPKETIASSLLENWNKVEGLGYEGMGLGIGLRGAIRLPSFKVKRKEPPDAASTADSKRVRPSTPADDEMEDEESERADLPSDGSRQDGDGSSARRRPVRPLDSEGEEEEEEEEETSGKEGESSDREEDRDGEVSERLSSGKDVDDEEEDEEDRESDSSDSESSDSSDEEAASSASSKASSDSSSGSDSSSDYESSSEEEDDEEKDAQVEVEVEEDEDKVRSSSSSSSSSSSSEEEAEAAAVAVAVEEEEEEDAAAVAVAAVLEPKGPRSPPLPPPEPRDEALEMATREQQRLRMDPEAQQRAIREAEEAVGSLRSGMDDLRPPSPKGVPDEEPESDLEVPLPKEHLEDEGVLRPPTPTGSLADSDHEVRPKPKPKTRPDEPEEVPRTPGREQQQQHHHHHHPLHLHHHPAALDSDGGAPPALPALHLPLPPLPPLPSGPDAARSSLQPLAPPPPSLPDLVLPARPRLPTDEELPRTPGRDLAERPRGLLGKSGSADGVPVTPGSEGSVAHLVLGSPHVPGSPFSYPAQSPVLSAGIPRTPGRDLSFGPVFGIAADPAALALASAGPPVQRKTSASSDASGGGEERAGVFKEPPVASLPLPLPLAPSPFPAAPQDGALGSYPTPADLASLAGLPRDSPALPLPPDATPPKRKPGRPKSKKTPQTPTLTPLGPDQLLPPPHEPAPGTLTALASSLPPETPPLPGTCPAVAVAPDLPPGSVSVSVSASREPSAVVLDFREEEEDAARPRPQTQTQTMMSDMERIFREEGHLHQKTRRMRRGWEELLQSMHSPVSSPPKPSFLPRSDFEEMTILYDIWNDGIDEEDIKHLQVTYDRMLQQDNGGNDWLNDTLWVHHPPTNQNIPGVKRKRRDDVMRDHVTGSARSEGYYKIDKKDKLKYLNSTRLPSDEPTEEETQGVHKPAQPHASTRAGSERRSEQRRLLSSFSCDSDLLKFNQLKFRKKKIRFCRSGIHDWGLFAMEPIAADEMVIEYVGQNIRQVIADMREKRYEEEGIGSSYMFRVDHDTIIDATKCGNFARFINHSCNPNCYAKVITVESQKKIVIYSKQPITVNEEITYDYKFPIEDVKIPCLCGAENCRGTLN; this is encoded by the exons ATGTCCAGACTCGGGGATATAAATGAAGATCACGGTAGAAGGCAGAGTTCAA GTTTGGCGAACGGCATGGAGAGAAACCATCCCGTTTGCAGTTCGGGGGAGAAACGAAGTCATTGGAGAAGTTACAAGTTGATTATTGACCCAGCGTTAAAAAAGGGATCGCACAAACTGTACCGCTATGATGGACAGCATTTTAGCATGCCT GATTCCGGGATGCCACCCGTGGACATGGTCAGGGATCCGAGAATCGGACGCCACTGGGCCAAGTACAAGGAGACCGACCTCCCGGTTCCAATATTTAAG ATTGACGACTGCTACATTGGCCCTGTGCCTCCAAAGGAGGTGACATTCGCCAGGCTAAACGATAACATAAGGGAGGGTTTTCTGACCGACATGTGCAAGAAATTTGGAGACATTGAAGAAGTGGAAATATTGTACAATCCGAAGAACAAGAAACACTTGGGGATTGCTAAAGTCGTATTCGGAGCTGTAAAAGCAGCGAAGGATGCGGTGCATAATCTCCATAACACATCTGTGATGGGCAACCTCATCCACGTGGAGCTGGACCCTAAAG GTGAAAATCGCCAGCGGTACCTCCAGCTCCTGATCAATGGCACTTACACTCCTCGGACTCTCCCGGTGGGGGGAGAGCCTCGTGGGGTGTCCCCCACCACAATCGCAGAGGCGCTG gagcctGTCATCAGGAGGCTGTCCGAGAGCAGTTCGTCGGTGGCGGGCGGAACGTCCACTCCCGGCACGGGCACCCCGCTCTCGCAGGACACGGCCTACTTCAGCCTGCGGCAGAACGAGACGCCGCAGTCGCAGAACACGCCCCTCAGCACGCCGCGGCAGTCGGGAACGCCCTTCTCTCAGGACTCCTCCTACTCCAGCCGGCAGGCCACGCCCACCCACCAGCCGGGCCGCGCGGCCGCCGCCGACGGTCCCGGGAGCGCCGGCTACAAGCAGCACCGGCGGCACGAGTCCAAGTTCCAGGACGCGTACAACCGGCGCACGGAGCGCCACTAcgtgcaccagcagcagcagccgtcgCTCCCCTTCAAGCAGCAGCCGCCCGAGCCCCCCTTGCCCTTCAGccacaccccccctccgcccgccTCCGCCTTCAAGTCGGCGTTCTCTCCGTACCAGCAGGTGGCGCCCATGCCCCCCTCCTACCCTCCGGCGGAGCCTCCGTACCCCCAGCCCGTCCAGCGGGAGGGGGAGTACCGCCGGGGGCAGCAGCCGCCGCTGCCCTCCACGCCGGACTTCGCCGCGCCGGGCCGAGACCGGCCCGAGACCCCCCCGGTGCCGGAGCCTCCGCCGGTCCCCACGGTCGGCCCGACGACGCCTCCTCCTCCGGCCCGCACGCCGTCGCCATCCTGCGCCTCCCCCGGGTCCTCGCCGCCGCTGGAGTCGGAGCGCCACAGCCTGGACTCGCGCATCGAGATGCTGCTGAAGGAGAAGCGCACCAAGCTGCCCTTCCTGAGCGAgcgcggcggcggtggcgggggggccggcggaggaggagggggagactcGGACACGGAGGTGCGCATGGACGGCAGCCCCATCTCCTCGTCGTCCTCGCAGCTCTCGCCCATCCCGCCGTCGTCGTCGTGCGCGCAGCTGTCGCGGCAACCCTCGCGGCCGTCCAGCACGGGCCTGGAGGACATCAGCCCCACGCCGCTGCCCGACTCGGACGACGAGGACCCGGTGCCGGGCACCGCCGCGCTGCTGCTCAACTCCAGAGCCAGCTCGCCCAGCAGCTCCCTCCTGGCCAAGAGCGCCTCCGCGGTGGACCTCAAGGACCGGCCACCCACGCCCACGGACAAAATGGACACG GTCAACAACTCTTCGGGCGAGGACATGGAGATCTCCGACGACGAGATGCCCGGCACACCGACGTCCGGCGACAAGGGCATCGTGATCAACTCCTCGGTGTCGCCGATGCACTCGCAGGGCATTTCTCTGGGCTaccctcctctgcccccccaccaGCCGGGcttcctgcccccccctccgcccctgcCCCCACACTCCACCGTGCCACACTTACCCGGCCCTCCCGGCGTCCTACCGCCCATGCTGCCCCCACTGCCTCCGTACCCGCCGGGCATGATGCACCTGATGCCCGTGGACCTGGTGAGCTGCCTGCCGCAGTGGGGCAGCGTGAGCATGTCCTTCCAGATGCAGCAGCAGATGCTGAGCCGCATGGCGCAGAGCCAGCGGCACTACCCGTACCCGCACTACATGAGTGGCGCGGGGGCtggtgcagctgctgctgccgccgctgccgctgccgctgcggCCGGGACCATGGCGTTCGGGGGGCCCTACGCACCCCTATCCATGGCCAGCACCCCCTCGGGGAGCGTGAGCCACGGGCAGCCTTGGTCCTTCCCGAGCATACCCAAGTTCAACCCGGCCGTGCCGCCGCCAGGGTATGAGCCCAAGAAGGAGGACCCGCACAAGGCCACGGTAGACGGGGTGCTCATGGTGATCGTCAAGGAGCTGAAGGCCATCATGAAGAGGGACCTGAACCGCaagatggtggaggtggtggcctTCAGGGCCTTTGATGAGTGGTGGGAGAGGAAGGAGCGATCAGCTAAG GCCTCCCTCACGCCGGTGAAGGCAGGCGAAggcaaagaggaggagaaggagaagcccAAGCCCAAAGAGACGATAGCATCCAGCCTGCTGGAGAACTGGAACAAGGTGGAGGGCCTGGGCTACGAGGGCATGGGCCTGGGAATCGGCCTGCGCGGCGCCATACGCCTGCCCTCCTTCAAG GTGAAGAGGAAGGAGCCTCCTGATGCTGCTTCCACCGCAGACTCCAAGAGAGTTCGGCCCTCAACACCGGCTGATGACGAGATGGAGGATGAAG AATCCGAGCGGGCCGATCTCCCGTCGGACGGGTCCAGGCAGGATGGAGACGGGTCTTCAGCCCGGCGACGTCCTGTTCGGCCACTGgacagtgagggagaggaggaggaggaagaggaagaggagacttctgggaaggagggagagtcgTCGGATAGAGAGGAGGATCGGGACGGAGAAGTCTCTGAGAGGCTCTCGTCAGGAAAG GATgttgatgatgaagaggaggatgaggaggacagaGAATCTGACTCCAGTGACAGTGAATCCTCTGATTCTTCTGATGAAg AAGCTGCCAGCTCCGCGTCGTCCAAAGCGTCCTCGGACTCCTCGTCCGGCAGCGACTCCTCGTCCGACTACGAGTCCAGCTCGGAGGAAGAGGACGACGAAGAGAAAGACGctcaggtggaggtggaggtggaggaggacgaggacaaGGTCCGcagctcgtcctcctcctcctcgtcgtcgtcgtcctccgaggaggaggcggaggcggcagcggtggcggtggcggtagaggaggaggaagaggaggatgcggcggcggtggcggtggcggccgTGCTGGAGCCCAAGGGGCCCCGTTCGcccccgctgccgccgccggaGCCCAGGGACGAGGCGCTGGAGATGGCCACGCGGGAGCAGCAGAGGCTGCGCATGGACCCCGAGGCCCAGCAGAGGGCCATCCGCGAGGCCGAGGAGGCCGTGGGGTCACTGCGCTCCGGCATGGACGACCTGCGGCCGCCCTCGCCTAAAGGAGTgccag atgaGGAGCCGGAGAGTGACCTTGAGGTGCCCTTGCCAAAAGAGCACCTGGAGGACGAGGGAGTCCTGCGTCCCCCGACGCCCACCGGCTCTCTGGCCGACAGCGACCACGAGGTGCGGCCCAAGCCCAAGCCCAAGACCCGGCCCGACGAGCCCGAGGAGGTGCCCCGCACACCTGGacgtgagcagcagcagcagcatcaccatcaccaccatcctcttcatcttcatcatcatcctgcTGCCCTGGACTCGGACGGTGGCGCTCCACCCGCTCTGCCCGCTCTGCACCTCCCGCTGCCTCCGCTGCCTCCGCTCCCGTCTGGCCCGGACGCGGCCCGCTCCTCGCTGCAGCCGCTCGCTCCTCCTCCCCCGTCCCTGCCCGACCTCGTCCTGCCCGCGCGCCCGCGGCTGCCCACCGACGAGGAGCTTCCCCGCACGCCGGGCCGAGACCTGGCCGAGCGGCCGCGCGGGCTCCTGGGGAAGAGCGGGAGCGCCGACGGGGTCCCGGTGACGCCGGGCAGCGAGGGGTCCGTCGCCCACCTGGTGCTGGGGTCGCCGCACGTGCCCGGCAGCCCCTTCTCGTACCCGGCGCAGTCGCCCGTGCTGTCGGCCGGCATCCCGCGCACGCCCGGCCGCGACCTCAGCTTCGGCCCGGTGTTCGGGATCGCCGCGGACCCGGCCGCGCTCGCCCTCGCCTCCGCCGGACCCCCCGTCCAGCGCAAGACGTCGGCCTCGTCGGACGCGtccggaggaggagaggagagggccggCGTCTTCAAGGAGCCTCCCGTGGCCTCCctgccgctcccgctcccgctcgcGCCCTCGCCGTTCCCCGCCGCGCCACAGGATGGCGCTCTCGGCTCCTACCCCACGCCGGCCGACCTCGCCAGCCTCGCCGGGCTGCCCAGAGACTCGCCCGCGCTGCCCCTGCCGCCGGACGCCACGCCGCCCAAGAGGAAGCCGGGCCGGCCCAAGTCCAAGAAGACGCCGCAGACGCCGACGCTGACGCCGCTCGGCCCCGACCAGCTGCTGCCTCCTCCCCACGAGCCTGCGCCGGGCACCCTGACCGCCCTGGCGTCGTCGTTGCCCCCGGAGACCCCACCTCTGCCCGGGACGTGCCCTGCCGTCGCCGTGGCACCAGACCTGCCGCCGGgcagcgtgagcgtgagcgtgagcgcgTCCAGGGAGCCGTCGGCCGTGGTGCTGGACttcagggaagaggaggaggacgcagCGCGGCCGCGGCcccagacgcagacgcagacgatGATGTCGGACATGGAGCGCATCTTCCGCGAGGAGGGCCACCTCCACCAGAAGACGCGGCGCATGAGGAGAGGCTGGGAGGAGCTGCTGCAGTCCATGCACTCGCCGGTCAGCTCGCCGCCCAAGCCCAGCTTCCTGCCGCGCTCCGACTTCGAGGAGATGACCATCCTCTACGACATCTGGAACGACGGCATCGACGAGGAGGACATCAAGCACCTGCAGGTCACCTACGACCGCATGCTGCAGCAGGACAACGGAGGCAACGACTGGCTCAACGACACGCTCTGGGTGCACCATCCG CCCACCAATCAGAACATCCCGGGGGTGAAGCGTAAGCGGCGCGATGACGTCATGCGTGACCACGTGACCGGCAGCGCCCGCAGTGAGGGCTACTACAAGATCGACAAGAAGGACAAGCTCAAGTACCTCAACAGCACTCGCCTGCCCTCGGACGAGCCCAcggaggaggagacacag